The Arachis hypogaea cultivar Tifrunner chromosome 19, arahy.Tifrunner.gnm2.J5K5, whole genome shotgun sequence genome has a window encoding:
- the LOC112779813 gene encoding uncharacterized protein isoform X1, with protein sequence MEPGEEIYAEWSSLSGSYTAEEADFMNQFLSNCSHTQQLHANWNAGIPSALWYGHADINSSSFYAADASNNMFPIIDSDNLNDPLTNLVDPSLSTYTDKELGVDVIADKNVPSEPVSEPAQENITSKLEKPRKRSRSSNEILKNKKNVKTTKKPKSASISNIKEEDRCPGQGENLSCSCSEDDLDTCRELNEGESSSLSLKYSKGLQLNGKSRSSRGSATDPQSIYARRRRERINERLRILQNLVPNGTKVDISTMLEEAVQYVKFLQLQIKVIARGSLLLILHKYKFYLGAKMCSIFIIFTKKQRLTQLFSPYFVFNWTALEL encoded by the exons ATGGAGCCTGGTGAGGAAATTTATGCAGAATGGAGTTCCCTTAGTGGATCATACACAGCTGAGGAAGCTGATTTCATGAACCAGTTTCTTAGCAACTGCTCACACACACAACAGCTACATGCAAATTGGAATGCAGGAATTCCATCTGCATTATGGTATGGTCATGCAGACATCAATAGCAGTTCATTTTATGCTGCAGATGCTTCTAACAATATGTTTCCAATTATAGATAGTGACAACTTGAATGATCCATTAACCAACTTGGTGGATCCCTCATTAAGCACATATACTGATAAAGAGTTAGGTGTAGATGTTATTGCTGATAAGAATGTACCAAGTGAACCAGTTTCTGAACCAGCCCAAGAGAATATAACCAGCAAGCTGGAGAAGCCAAGAAAAAGGTCTCGGAGTTCAAATGAG AtactaaagaacaagaaaaatgttAAGACTACAAAGAAACCAAAATCTGCTTCCATTAGcaacattaaagaagaagatagaTGTCCTGGTCAGGGGGAAAACTTGAGCTGTTCCTGCTCAGAAGACGACTTGGACACGTGTCGTGAGCTAAATGAAGGAGAGTCTTCGAGCTTGAGCCTGAAATATTCTAAAGGTCTTCAGTTAAATGGAAAATCTAGATCTAGTAGAGGTTCTGCTACTGATCCACAGAGCATCTATGCAAGA agaagaagagaaagaataaaTGAAAGGTTGAGAATCTTACAAAACTTAGTGCCTAATGGAACCAAG GTGGATATCAGCACAATGCTCGAGGAGGCTGTCCAATATGTGAAATTTTTACAGCTCCAAATTAAGGTAATAGCTCGAGGATCCTTGCTCCTAATTCTGCATAAATACAAATTTTATCTCGGTGCAAAAATGTGttctattttcataatttttacgAAAAAACAGAGATTGACTCAACTTTTTTCCccatattttgttttcaattggaCAGCTCTTGAGCTCTGA
- the LOC112779484 gene encoding uncharacterized protein, with amino-acid sequence MEPAQLISEEWGSLSGLYTAEEAEFMTQLLAGNYSVSEKHYSSVAMPPSSAFWPCHESTKVSFKGINGNSYLPPSHIENANYLCFSQGSSSSTENGNIYSYDTTTNFDSMSTDNCLEGAKFSPQSNDNSRAQISGIIDEDAKIECERMVFEPAEDLENPTKRLRSSSEVPRNMRNVKSRKENPLPSSYTSNSEEDKGPAAPKNRRSSSGAATDPQSLYARKRRERINERLRILQTLVPNGTKVDISTMLEEAVHYVKFLQLQIKLLSSDDLWMYAPIAYNGINIGLDLSITPPTKAS; translated from the exons ATGGAACCAGCTCAGTTGATTTCTGAAGAATGGGGTTCTCTTAGTGGACTATACACAGCTGAGGAAGCTGAATTCATGACTCAGCTTCTTGCTGGTAACTATTCTGTCTCAGAGAAGCATTATTCTAGTGTTGCCATGCCACCATCTTCTGCATTTTGGCCTTGCCATGAATCCACAAAAGTGAGCTTCAAAGGCATCAATGGCAATTCCTATTTGCCTCCTTCACATATTGAAAATGCTAACTATCTATGCTTCTCCCAAGGGAGTAGCTCCAGTACTGAGAATGGTAATATCTATTCCTATGATACCACAACAAATTTCGACTCCATGTCCACCGATAATTGTTTAGAAGGTGCCAAGTTTAGTCCACAGAGTAATGATAACTCGAGGGCGCAGATAAGTGGAATCATTGATGAAGATGCTAAGATAGAGTGTGAAAGAATGGTTTTTGAACCTGCAGAGGACTTGGAGAACCCAACCAAAAGGCTTAGGAGTTCATCTGAG GTCCCAAGAAACATGAGGAATGTTAAATCAAGGAAGGAGAATCCACTTCCTTCTTCTTACACAAGCAACAGTGAAGAGGATAAAGGCCCTGCAGCTCCCAAAAATAGAAGAAGTAGCAGTGGTGCTGCCACAGATCCACAGAGCCTATATGCAAGA aaaagaagagaaaggatAAATGAAAGGTTGAGAATACTACAAACACTTGTCCCCAATGGAACTAAGGTGGATATCAGCACCATGCTTGAGGAAGCTGTCCATTATGTGAAGTTCTTACAACTCCAAATTAAG CTTCTAAGCTCTGATGATTTATGGATGTATGCTCCAATTGCTTACAATGGAATTAACATTGGACTAGACCTCTCTATTACTCCTCCAACTAAAGCAAGCTGA
- the LOC112775293 gene encoding mitotic checkpoint protein BUB3.1, whose product MATAVTPASLGRELSDPPSDGISNLRFSNHSDLLLVSSWDKSVRLYDASANVLKAEFMHGGSVLDCCFHDDSSGFSAAGDNTVRRLLFASNKDDILGKHDAPVRCVEYSYAAGQLITGSWDKTLKCWDPRGASGQERTLVGTYPQPERVYSLSLVGHRLVVATAGRHVNIYDLRNMSQPEQRRESSLKYQTRCVRCYPNGTGYALSSVEGRVAMEFFDLSDASQAKKYAFKCHRKSEAGRDIVYPVNAIAFHPVYGTFATGGCDGYVNVWDGNNKKRLYQYSKYPTSIAALSFSRDGRLLAVASSYTYEEGLKPHDKDAIYIRGVNEIEVKPKPKVLPPA is encoded by the exons ATGGCAACTGCAGTTACGCCGGCGTCGCTCGGCCGAGAGCTGTCGGATCCTCCGTCCGACGGAATCTCCAACCTCCGCTTCTCCAACCACAGCGATCTCCTCCTCGTCTCCTCTTGGGATAAG AGCGTGCGCTTGTACGATGCCAGCGCCAATGTGCTCAAGGCTGAGTTCATGCACGGCGGCTCCGTCCTCGATTGCTGCTTCCACGATGACTCTTCCGGTTTCAGCGCTGCCGGCGACAACACCGTCAGGCGCCTCCTCTTCGCCTCTAACAAGGACGACATCCTCGGAAAGCATGACGCTCCTGTTCGTTGTGTTGAGTACTCCTACGCCGCAG GGCAATTGATCACTGGTAGTTGGGATAAAACCCTGAAGTGCTGGGACCCTAGGGGTGCAAGTGGACAGGAGCGCACTCTGGTTGGGACATATCCACAACCTGAGCGTGTTTACTCCCTATCTCTTGTTGGACATCGACTAGTTGTAGCAACGGCTGGAAGGCATGTCAATATTTATGATTTGAGGAACATGTCTCAACCCGAGCAACGCAGAGAATCTTCGTTGAAATATCAAACTAGATGTGTGCGCTGCTACCCCAATGGAACAG GATATGCACTTAGTTCTGTGGAAGGAAGGGTTGCAATGGAATTCTTTGACCTCTCTGATGCTAGCCAAGCAAAAAA ATATGCCTTTAAGTGCCACCGAAAATCAGAAGCTGGAAGGGACATTGTCTATCCTGTAAATGCTATTGCATTCCATCCCGT ATATGGTACGTTTGCCACAGGAGGTTGTGATGGTTATGTTAATGTTTGGGATGGAAACAACAAGAAGAGGCTATACCag TACTCAAAGTATCCAACAAGCATTGCTGCACTTTCATTTAGCAGAGATGGGCGGCTCCTCGCTGTTGCATCAAGTTATACATACGAAGAGGGGCTTAAACC CCATGATAAAGATGCCATATACATCCGTGGCGTAAACGAGATTGAGGTCAAGCCAAAACCCAAGGTCCTTCCTCCAGCTTGA
- the LOC112776160 gene encoding uncharacterized protein, translated as MVVCKCRKATKLYCFVHKVPVCGECICFPEHQICVVQTYSEWVIDGEYDWPPKCCQCQVVLEEGAGSQTTRLGCLHVIHTNCLVSHLKSFPPHTAPAGYVCPSCSTSIWPPKSVRDSGSRLHSKLKEAILQTGLEKNIFGNHPVSLSGSPPPAFASDPLINRESHGNSDSVEGYSATAGSQPSKLSVSDIVEIDGPNSAGNFMNVSSPVPGATTRKGSIHAERQNSEISYYADDEDGNRKKYTKRGPFRHKFLRALLPFWSSALPTLPVTAPPRKDASNGTETSEGRTKHRRSSMMDPRKILLLIAIMACMTTMGILYYRLVQRGPGEEQLLPDEQI; from the exons ATGGTGGTCTGCAAATGTCGCAAG GCTACTAAGTTATATTGCTTCGTGCACAAAGTTCCTGTATGCGGAGAATGTATCTGCTTCCCGGAGCACCAAATCTGCGTG GTCCAAACTTATTCAGAATGGGTTATAGATGGGGAGTATGATTGGCCCCCTAAATGCTGCCAGTGCCAAGTTGTTTTAGAAGAGGGGGCTGGATCTCAAACTACTCGACTGGGTTGCTTGC ATGTTATTCACACAAATTGCTTGGTCTCTCATCTGAAGAGTTTTCCTCCACATACTGCTCCAGCGGGATATGTATGTCCGTCATGTTCCACTTCG ATATGGCCTCCCAAAAGTGTGAGAGATTCTGGATCACGTCTTCATTCCAAGTTGAAGGAAGCTATCCTGCAG ACTGGTTTGGAAAAGAATATCTTTGGAAATCATCCAGTTTCATTATCAGGGAGTCCTCCACCTGCTTTTGCTTCAGATCCATTGATTAATAGGGAAAGTCATGGAAACTCAGACTCAGTAGAAGGATACTCAGCTACAGCTGGATCTCAACCTTCTAAACTTTCGGTGTCAGATATAGTGGAGATAGATGGTCCTAATTCAGCAGGAAACTTCATGAATGTCTCAAGTCCTGTT CCTGGAGCTACCACAAGGAAGGGCTCAATCCATGCTGAACGACAGAATTCTGAAATCTCATATTATGCTGATGATGAAGACGGGAATCGTAAAAAGTATACAAAAAGAG GCCCATTCCGTCATAAATTCCTTCGAGCATTGCTTCCATTCTGGTCTAGCGCTTTACCTACTCTACCAGTGACTGCACCACCAAGAAAAGATGCATCAAATGGAACTGAGACATCAGAAGGCCGTACAAAGCATCGAAGATCATCAATGATGGACCCAAGaaaaattcttcttctgattgcAATTAT GGCATGCATGACAACCATGGGCATATTGTATTACAGACTAGTGCAAAGGGGTCCAGGGGAAGAGCAGCTTCTTCCTGATGAACAAATTTGA
- the LOC112779813 gene encoding uncharacterized protein isoform X2, whose amino-acid sequence MEPGEEIYAEWSSLSGSYTAEEADFMNQFLSNCSHTQQLHANWNAGIPSALWYGHADINSSSFYAADASNNMFPIIDSDNLNDPLTNLVDPSLSTYTDKELGVDVIADKNVPSEPVSEPAQENITSKLEKPRKRSRSSNEILKNKKNVKTTKKPKSASISNIKEEDRCPGQGENLSCSCSEDDLDTCRELNEGESSSLSLKYSKGLQLNGKSRSSRGSATDPQSIYARRRRERINERLRILQNLVPNGTKVDISTMLEEAVQYVKFLQLQIKLLSSDDLWMYAPIAYNGMNIGLDFNITTPK is encoded by the exons ATGGAGCCTGGTGAGGAAATTTATGCAGAATGGAGTTCCCTTAGTGGATCATACACAGCTGAGGAAGCTGATTTCATGAACCAGTTTCTTAGCAACTGCTCACACACACAACAGCTACATGCAAATTGGAATGCAGGAATTCCATCTGCATTATGGTATGGTCATGCAGACATCAATAGCAGTTCATTTTATGCTGCAGATGCTTCTAACAATATGTTTCCAATTATAGATAGTGACAACTTGAATGATCCATTAACCAACTTGGTGGATCCCTCATTAAGCACATATACTGATAAAGAGTTAGGTGTAGATGTTATTGCTGATAAGAATGTACCAAGTGAACCAGTTTCTGAACCAGCCCAAGAGAATATAACCAGCAAGCTGGAGAAGCCAAGAAAAAGGTCTCGGAGTTCAAATGAG AtactaaagaacaagaaaaatgttAAGACTACAAAGAAACCAAAATCTGCTTCCATTAGcaacattaaagaagaagatagaTGTCCTGGTCAGGGGGAAAACTTGAGCTGTTCCTGCTCAGAAGACGACTTGGACACGTGTCGTGAGCTAAATGAAGGAGAGTCTTCGAGCTTGAGCCTGAAATATTCTAAAGGTCTTCAGTTAAATGGAAAATCTAGATCTAGTAGAGGTTCTGCTACTGATCCACAGAGCATCTATGCAAGA agaagaagagaaagaataaaTGAAAGGTTGAGAATCTTACAAAACTTAGTGCCTAATGGAACCAAG GTGGATATCAGCACAATGCTCGAGGAGGCTGTCCAATATGTGAAATTTTTACAGCTCCAAATTAAG CTCTTGAGCTCTGATGATCTCTGGATGTACGCTCCAATTGCTTACAATGGAATGAACATTGGACTAGACTTCAATATTACCACACCCAAATAG
- the LOC112775292 gene encoding ATP-dependent Clp protease proteolytic subunit-related protein 1, chloroplastic, with protein MPPMASSLLLPLSAPSSFIDDSAASSLRTFLHGTKLLPSPARPRLPRGCTFKSPSAKSSSFDHIPKQFRQENLKDGLMDNYKNAPQSLYGLTPSQMDMFMTEDNPIRQQTERVTEESISSARNYLDHGGMWSLSDFGDKGPSKYSMSVSMYRGGGRGTGRPRTAPPDLPSLLLDARICYLGMPIVPAVTELLIAQFMWLDYDNPAKPIYLYINSSGTQNEKNETVGSETEAYSIADMMSYVKSDVYTVNCGMAYGQAAMLLSLGAKGYRAVQPNSSTKLHLPKVNRSSGAVIDMWIKAKELEANSESYIELLAKGTGKSKEEIAKDVQRPKYFRAAEAIEYGLADKIIDSQDIAFDKRNYDEMLAQSRAMRRQGGANPQVSPSGLG; from the exons ATGCCCCCAATGGCGTCCTCTCTGTTATTACCGCTCTCTGCACCCTCCTCCTTCATTGACGATTCCGCAGCTTCTTCTCTGCGCACCTTTCTCCATGGAACCAAGCTCCTTCCTTCTCCCGCCAGACCCAGACTTCCACGTGGTTGCACCTTCAAGTCTCCTTCTGCCAAGTCCTCTTCTTTCGACCACATCCCCAAGCAGTTCCGCCAGGAAAATCTCAAGGACGGAT TGATGGATAACTACAAGAATGCACCTCAATCTCTATATGGCCTCACTCCTTCACAAATGGACATGTTCATGACTGAAGATAATCCTATCCGCCAGCAGACTGAAAGAGTTACAGAG GAAAGCATCTCATCTGCCAGAAATTATTTGGATCATGGTGGGATGTGGAGTCTATCTGACTTCGGTGATAAGGGCCCTTCAAAATACAGCATGAGTGTCAGTATGTACCGGGGAGGAGGTAGAGGAACTGGAAGGCCTAGAACTGCTCCACCGGATTTGCCGTCGTTGCTCTTGGATGCTCGGATATGCTATCTGGGTATGCCG ATTGTACCAGCTGTCACAGAACTTCTTATTGCTCAGTTTATGTGGCTGGATTATGATAATCCGGCCAAACCTATATACTTGTATATCAATTCATCTGGGACTCAG aatgagAAGAATGAGACTGTGGGATCTGAAACTGAGGCATATTCTATAGCTGATATGATGTCT TATGTCAAATCAGATGTCTATACTGTGAATTGTGGCATGGCATATGGTCAGGCAGCAATGCTTCTGTCGCTTGGAGCAAAGGGTTATCGCGCTGTACAGCCAAATTCATCTA CAAAATTGCATCTACCAAAAGTCAACAGATCCAGTGGTGCTGTTATAGATATGTGGATTAAG GCAAAAGAACTGGAGGCAAATAGTGAGTCTTACATCGAGCTGTTGGCTAAAGGAACAGGGAAATCTAAGGAAGAAATTGCTAAAGATGTCCAGAGGCCTAAATATTTTCGGGCAGCGGAAGCTATTGAGTACGGTCTTGCTGACAAAATAATCGATTCGCAGGACATTGCTTTTGACAAACGG AATTATGATGAAATGCTTGCTCAATCACGAGCTATGAGAAGACAAGGTGGTGCTAACCCTCAAGTGTCTCCTTCGGGACTTGGGTAA